GTTAGTGCGCAAGCATCCTGCCCCGCCGCCGGCCACTAGTCCGGCCGCGAAAAGCTGAGAGTCCTCAGAGCCAGTCGTCGGCGTAAATTACGCGGACGGCTGGCTCTATTGTTTTAAGCCGAGGCAAGTTAGCTCAAGAACGCAGCATCTCATTTGACCTGCCGGAGCAGCGCGAATCGGACAATTCGGCAAGCGGACACTTACCTCCTCTTTGTAGCTTCCGCTTCACTTACGATTCGTTTTAGCATGCCGCTAAAGATCAGTGCGTGTAGAGGATACAGGGCATACCAGTACGCAAGCCCTGCGATTCCAACAGGGTCGAAGATTGCTGTCTGGCGTATGGTGGAGCCGTGCTGGCTGGGGGTAACCTCGAATTCCAACCAGGCGCGCCCAGGGACTTTCATCTCGGCAAGCAGACGCAGCCGGCCGGCGGGGTCGTACTCCTCGACCCGCCACCAATCGAGCACGTCTCCAACCCTCAGGTCTTGGGGATCTCGCCGCCCCCTCCGAATGCCGACGCCGCCAACTAGCAGGTCGATCCAGGCTCGGAGCTTCCACAGCGAGTTCGCGTAATACCACCCCCGCCTGCCGCCGATGGTCTTGATCGGTTCGAAAGCGGCGCTCGGGTGGGCGTGGGTCTCCACGGTTCGGGAGTCGACGATGCGGTTCTTGAATCGGATGCCCCCCCAGGTTCGGGACCCCCGCGAAGCGGAGAGTGCGTCCGACCAGCGGGTCTCGGCGAACTCGTTGTCCTCAGCAACCAAAGCCCGCTTGATGGCCTCGGTGAGTCCGCGGGGCTGAATCGAGAAGGCCTTTCTACCCGTTGGGTCCTGGATGACCGTCGGGTTCTGCACACTGTCAATCAGAATCCTGCCGACGCGTGCATAGACCGGAGTGACTAGGCCGAGCCACAGGCTCGACAGGCGAGGGGTGAGCACGGGAACCGAGATCAGCCACCGGCGGAGGCCGCGCTGCCGGGCGTACTCCTCCATGATTTGGCCGTAGCTTACCTGATCGGGCCCACCAATCTCGAGCACCCGACTATCGTCCGCCGGCAGATCAACCGCGGCGAGCAAGTACTCGAGCAGGTCCTCGACGGCGATCGGCTGCGTCAGGACCCCAACCCACCGTGGGCAGATCATCACCGGCAGTCGCTCGACCAAGGCCCGGACAAGTTCAAACGAAAGGCTGCCAGAGCCGATGACAATCGACGCCCGCAGCTCAACCACGGTGGCGCCCGACTCGAACAGCTGCCGTCCGACCTCGTGCCGACTGCGCAGGTGGGGTGAAAGCTCTTCGCTGTCGTCGCCGAGTCCGCCGAGGTAGATGATGCGGTCAACCCCGACCTTCTTTGCAGTCCTAGCGAAGTTCTCTGCCGCCGCTTTGTCTTGCTCTGCGAAATCCCCATCCGAACCCATCGAGTGGACCAGGTAGTAGGCGGCGTGCACGCCACGCAGCGCGTCGTCGAGGGATTCTGAATCGAGGAGGTCCCCTTGAACCACCTCGGTCGTGGGGGCCGCTCGGGCGGTGAGGTTCGCCGGGTTCCGCGCGAGGCACCGCAGACGGACGCCTCTCTGCTCGAGCTTCGTGAGCAGCCGGCCGCCGACGTAGCCCGTAGCGCCGGTTAAGAGGACGAGTCGGCCACCATCGATGCGGTCGGAGTCGGAACCCTTGGGAGTGCTCATCGCAATCCGGGACTACTTGGATTAAAAAGGTTCAGCAGGCGCCGGTGAGTGCTGGTCAAGCCGATCGATCTGCCTAGAAAGAAGATAGGCAATTCACGGCAAGAGACAACCATTGGAGTGGGTCGTGGCCGACGAGAAAGGCTCAGAATTAGGCTGCTGTGTCGTGCTTGGCGCCTCCGGGGACATCGGTTCCTGCGTCGCGAGGAGGCTGGCGTACCAGGGGCGCCGGTTGCTGCTAGCGGCGCCGGAGAGTGATCGGCTCTCGTCGCTCGCGGATGAACTGCGTGCCGACTCGATGCCTACCGATGCAACTAGCTTCGAGGAGGTCGACGCTTGTTTGCAGGCGGCCCAGGAACGCTATGGTAGGGTCGGCGGTGTTGTTAATTGCGTGGGATCGGTCCTGCTGAAACCCGCCCACCTGACCACCGCAGACGAACTCCACGAGACGCTCTCGCTGAACCTGGTCTCAGCATTCTCGGTCGTGCGGGCGGCAGCGCAGAAGATGGATCGATCGGGCGGATCGATTGTGCTCATCTCTTCGTCCGCCGCGAGGATCGGCCTCGTCAATCACGAAGCGATCGCTGCAGCGAAGGCTGGCATTGAGGGTTTGACTCGTTCGGCAGCGGCGACCTACGCTCGGCGAGGGTTGCGCGTCAACGCGGTCGCCCCGGGGCTCGTGAAGACCAAGCTAACCGAGCGGATATGGAGCAGTGAGAGAGCTGCCGCACACTCGCAAGCCCTCCACGCCTTGGGGCGACTTGGCGAACCAGATGATGTAGCGTCACTGATCGCCTGGTTGCTGGATCCGCATAACGCCTGGATTACAGGCGAGGTGATTGGCGTTGATGGCGGTCTTGGCCGTACCAAGCTCGCCTAGGCCGCCACTTCTAGAGGTCCTAAAGAAAAGTAACCTGGTCAGCAACTCGGCGGAACATCCTTAGCGGCGCCAAAAGGTTGGCTTTCCATCCTACAGCTCGCTTCGTAGCGCGACAAACGATGACCGTCGCATCGCCGGCTTCGAGGATGCGAGGGTTTGTCGCTTGGACCTCGCTGAGCAGGCGAGCCGCCAGCCGCTCAGTTCCATCCAGTACGAGACGCTCCGCCAATTTACGGATCCCAGCGATGCCGAGAAGGTCTGAATGTGCGTCGACGCACTCCACCAGCGATCCGCTGTAGTAGAGGAGCACGTCCCCCACCGAAAGCCGGGTCTGCACTTCATGATACTCAGTGGATCTCAGCACCGTATCGGAATGCGTTTCACCAGAGTCGGAAATCGATCCTGAAAGTGCAATCCAAGCTTTCTCCGCATCGCGGAACAGAAGAGGCGGTGGATGACCAGCGTTGCAGATTGTAAGCGACCGTCGCGGAGAGAAGTAAGTGGCTAGGAGCGAGGAGGCGAAGCAACCGTGCTCGCTAGCATCGGCCAGACTCTTACTCATCCCCGCCACGCAGGCGTTTTGGCCTAGTCGGTTGACGTTGCGCTTCATCAACGAACGCAGATCGTTTGACAACTCAGCAAACCCTTCGCCGCCCGCACAGATGTCCGCCATCAGCAAGCGTGTGATTCGTCCTGATGCGCACGAGGAAACGAGGTGAAGGTCCCCGCCACCCCTTTGGTGCTCGTTGGCAGAGAGGCTGCTAACCCAGATGTCCAACCCGGGGCGCTCTAAGCTGCACTGCCTCGGCCCGGCGCCGCCCCAAACCTCCATGCATCCCATGGGAGCCGCGGGCGGACTCGATTCGTTGCTAACGAGTGATGTGCCCATGAAAACCTTCTTTGGCGGGGGCGGAATCTTTTCCTCTACACTAGACTGTCAAACAAGCTTGGCAAGAACGACGCGGAGAGTTCTAAGCTGTTTTACAGTCGCTGGTTAGCTCCGTGCGCGGGTTCCGCGCTCATGCTCAGGAGTATTGAAATGGCTCACGTCGTCACCAACTGGGCAACGCATATTCTCAGTTTCCTCCTTAGGCTCCAAGAGATAGTGGTTAACAAGCCATTCTTGGCCGCCGTTGAACTTGAAGAGTTCTGCGCATGCCATGAAGAACATCCTCCATCTCTGCAAAGCGATACGCGCATCCGTAGGGCTGAGTGAAGCCGCGAAGACGCGAAGAAGGTCAGAACGGTTGCGGTCGAGGTTTGCGAGCCAAGCCTCGCAGGTTCGCCAGTACTGGAGTCCATCGACCCTCCACTCACTCGCAACGACCAGGTGCTCGTCGAATGAGCGAAACAGCCCGACTGACGGCATGACGCCACCGGTGAAGAAGTGCCTAGCCATCCAGTCGTTCTCGCCGGTTTGCTCGAAGAGGTACGGGGCCCGCCGGTTGCAAAAAACGTGCACAAACGCCTTGCCGCCCGGCGCGAGCCAGGAAGCGACTCGCTCGAAAAGCAACTCGTAGTTCCGCATGTGCTCGAACATCTCGATCGAAAGCACTCGGTCAAACTTGGCGACGGTCGAAAAGTCACACATGTCGGCTTCGACGACGTTGACGCTTGAGAGCCCCCTCTCGCGTGCCTGTCCAGCGATGTAGGCACGCTGCGTTGATGAATTGGTGACCGCCGTCACGCGGCAGGCGGGGAACTTCTCAGCAAGCCAAAGTGTCAATGAACCCCAACCACAGCCGAGCTCGAGCACCTTCATTCCGTCCTGAACCTCCGCCCGGGCGACGGTGAGGCCTAGCATTTCCGATTCGGCGTCCGAAAGAGTAGACGTCGCTTCATCAAACAGGCAGCAACTGTACTTTAGCCGCGGACCTAGCACTTTTTGAAAGAATTCGGTAGGCGCTTCATAATGCTGCTCATTCGCCGCGTCGGTAGCTAC
This genomic interval from Posidoniimonas corsicana contains the following:
- a CDS encoding SDR family oxidoreductase, with protein sequence MSTPKGSDSDRIDGGRLVLLTGATGYVGGRLLTKLEQRGVRLRCLARNPANLTARAAPTTEVVQGDLLDSESLDDALRGVHAAYYLVHSMGSDGDFAEQDKAAAENFARTAKKVGVDRIIYLGGLGDDSEELSPHLRSRHEVGRQLFESGATVVELRASIVIGSGSLSFELVRALVERLPVMICPRWVGVLTQPIAVEDLLEYLLAAVDLPADDSRVLEIGGPDQVSYGQIMEEYARQRGLRRWLISVPVLTPRLSSLWLGLVTPVYARVGRILIDSVQNPTVIQDPTGRKAFSIQPRGLTEAIKRALVAEDNEFAETRWSDALSASRGSRTWGGIRFKNRIVDSRTVETHAHPSAAFEPIKTIGGRRGWYYANSLWKLRAWIDLLVGGVGIRRGRRDPQDLRVGDVLDWWRVEEYDPAGRLRLLAEMKVPGRAWLEFEVTPSQHGSTIRQTAIFDPVGIAGLAYWYALYPLHALIFSGMLKRIVSEAEATKRR
- a CDS encoding SAM-dependent methyltransferase — its product is MESFIFLAERGLIPDVAIRWGIRRLLAMRQSQLGDLQGKNDRILEQLRQGPLAVATDAANEQHYEAPTEFFQKVLGPRLKYSCCLFDEATSTLSDAESEMLGLTVARAEVQDGMKVLELGCGWGSLTLWLAEKFPACRVTAVTNSSTQRAYIAGQARERGLSSVNVVEADMCDFSTVAKFDRVLSIEMFEHMRNYELLFERVASWLAPGGKAFVHVFCNRRAPYLFEQTGENDWMARHFFTGGVMPSVGLFRSFDEHLVVASEWRVDGLQYWRTCEAWLANLDRNRSDLLRVFAASLSPTDARIALQRWRMFFMACAELFKFNGGQEWLVNHYLLEPKEETENMRCPVGDDVSHFNTPEHERGTRARS
- a CDS encoding SpoIIE family protein phosphatase; the protein is MADICAGGEGFAELSNDLRSLMKRNVNRLGQNACVAGMSKSLADASEHGCFASSLLATYFSPRRSLTICNAGHPPPLLFRDAEKAWIALSGSISDSGETHSDTVLRSTEYHEVQTRLSVGDVLLYYSGSLVECVDAHSDLLGIAGIRKLAERLVLDGTERLAARLLSEVQATNPRILEAGDATVIVCRATKRAVGWKANLLAPLRMFRRVADQVTFL
- a CDS encoding SDR family NAD(P)-dependent oxidoreductase; this encodes MADEKGSELGCCVVLGASGDIGSCVARRLAYQGRRLLLAAPESDRLSSLADELRADSMPTDATSFEEVDACLQAAQERYGRVGGVVNCVGSVLLKPAHLTTADELHETLSLNLVSAFSVVRAAAQKMDRSGGSIVLISSSAARIGLVNHEAIAAAKAGIEGLTRSAAATYARRGLRVNAVAPGLVKTKLTERIWSSERAAAHSQALHALGRLGEPDDVASLIAWLLDPHNAWITGEVIGVDGGLGRTKLA